In Anaerolineales bacterium, a genomic segment contains:
- a CDS encoding HypC/HybG/HupF family hydrogenase formation chaperone: MCLAVPGQLISVDENPPLMRMGKVNFGGIFKDVHLAYVPEAKPGDYVLVHVGFALSIIDETEANRVFEYLRQMDELAELLQ, from the coding sequence ATGTGTTTAGCCGTCCCCGGTCAATTAATCAGTGTTGATGAAAATCCCCCGCTTATGCGCATGGGGAAAGTCAACTTTGGCGGCATTTTCAAGGATGTTCACCTTGCCTATGTGCCAGAGGCGAAGCCCGGTGATTATGTCTTGGTTCATGTCGGCTTTGCCCTGAGTATTATTGATGAAACCGAAGCGAATCGCGTGTTCGAGTATTTGCGGCAAATGGATGAGTTGGCGGAATTATTGCAGTAG
- the nifJ gene encoding pyruvate:ferredoxin (flavodoxin) oxidoreductase, protein MREPTFITLDGNEAVARVAFKLNEVIAIYPITPSSAMGEWADEWAANGQRNLWNTVPSVVEMQSEGGAAGAIHGALQAGALTTTFTASQGLLLMIPNMYKIAGELTATVFHVAARSLAAQGLSIFGDHSDVMAARATGFALLASNSVQEAQDFALIAHAATLKARVPFIHFFDGFRTSHEIAKIDLLDDDDVRAMIDDSLVLAHRARALSPDRPVLRGTAQNPDVYFQARETVNPYYAECPGIVQEAMDRFAALTGRQYRLFDYHGAPDATHVIVLMGSGAEAVHETVDYLRGQGEKVGVLKVHLYRPFDVQCFAAALPPTVERLAVLDRTKEPGSAGEPLYVDVLTALYEVGRTGITVVGGRYGLSSKEFNPPMIRAVFENLAQPEPKNHFTIGIHDDVSGTSLAYDPAFSIEPENVTRALFYGLGSDGTVGANKNSIKIIGESTDHYAQGYFVYDSKKSGSITISHLRFGAQPIRATYLITQANFIACHQANFLERYDILADLMPHGVFLLNTPYGAADVWDRLPRPVQEHLLAKEGRFYIIDGSKVARESGMGGRINTVMQVCFFAISGVLPKDEAIAAIKHSVEETYGKKGGDIVAMNLAAVDRTLDNLIEVPLPAALTSRLNLTPPVAAGASPFVRDVLGTMIARRGDSLAVSQLPADGTYPTGTAQYEKRNLAEEIPVWDAELCIQCGKCALVCPHAVIRIKTYEPASLAGAPETFKATDARDTEWKGLKYTIQVSPEDCTGCGICVDVCPVKSKSAANYKAINMRPQPPIRAEENENWAFFTALPELDRRLIKISSIRQQQVQQPLFEFSGACAGCGETPYLKLISQLFGDRSLIANATGCSSIYGGNLPTTPWAKNSEGRGPAWANSLFEDNAEFGLGMRVALDKQIDYACELLKRMAGELGEDVVSALLNADQTDEAGIYDQRERVSQLKAALEQSTHREAGLLRSLADVLVKKDVWIVGGDGWAYDIGFGGLDHVLASGRNVNVLVMDTEVYSNTGGQMSKATPRGAVAKFASGGKAAGKKDLGLIAMSYGNIYVARVALGGKDEQTLRAFIEAEAYQGPSLIIAYSHCIAHGITMSTAMKNQKAAVDSGQWLLYRYNPNHVEQGENPLTLDSKLPKIPVKEYMEMENRFKMLRFSKPAVAKELAALAQVDVEQRWALYDYMAKRGLP, encoded by the coding sequence ATGCGTGAACCAACGTTTATCACCCTTGATGGGAATGAAGCTGTGGCGAGGGTTGCCTTTAAACTGAACGAAGTGATTGCCATTTACCCGATTACGCCCTCATCGGCTATGGGCGAATGGGCAGATGAATGGGCAGCCAACGGGCAGCGCAACCTGTGGAACACCGTTCCAAGCGTGGTTGAAATGCAGAGCGAGGGTGGCGCAGCCGGCGCTATTCACGGCGCGTTGCAGGCAGGGGCGCTCACGACGACCTTCACCGCCTCGCAAGGGTTGCTCTTGATGATCCCCAACATGTACAAGATTGCTGGTGAACTGACGGCAACCGTCTTTCATGTGGCGGCGCGTTCGCTGGCAGCGCAGGGGTTATCCATCTTTGGCGATCACAGTGATGTTATGGCGGCACGTGCTACTGGCTTTGCCTTGCTTGCCTCAAATTCTGTCCAAGAGGCGCAGGATTTCGCCCTGATTGCCCATGCCGCGACGCTCAAAGCGCGTGTGCCATTCATCCATTTCTTCGATGGTTTTCGCACCTCTCATGAGATTGCCAAAATCGATTTGCTCGACGATGATGACGTGCGGGCAATGATCGATGATTCCCTTGTTTTGGCGCACCGCGCCCGCGCCCTCTCGCCCGACCGCCCCGTACTGCGCGGGACAGCGCAAAACCCCGATGTTTACTTCCAAGCGCGGGAGACGGTCAATCCCTATTACGCGGAGTGTCCAGGCATTGTCCAAGAGGCGATGGATCGTTTTGCCGCCCTGACCGGACGCCAGTATCGCCTCTTTGACTATCATGGCGCACCAGACGCCACACATGTCATTGTCCTGATGGGGTCGGGGGCAGAAGCTGTTCACGAAACGGTTGATTATCTGCGTGGTCAGGGCGAAAAGGTCGGTGTGCTGAAAGTCCACCTCTATCGCCCCTTTGATGTGCAGTGCTTTGCGGCGGCACTTCCCCCGACGGTGGAGCGTCTTGCCGTCCTTGACCGCACCAAAGAGCCGGGCAGCGCCGGCGAACCGCTTTATGTTGATGTTCTGACGGCGCTTTACGAAGTGGGGCGCACGGGAATCACCGTTGTTGGCGGGCGTTACGGGCTTTCCTCCAAAGAATTTAACCCGCCAATGATCCGCGCTGTCTTTGAAAATTTAGCGCAGCCTGAGCCAAAAAATCACTTTACCATCGGGATTCACGATGATGTCTCAGGAACGAGTTTGGCTTATGATCCAGCCTTTTCCATTGAACCAGAGAACGTCACACGGGCGTTGTTTTATGGGCTTGGCTCAGATGGCACAGTGGGCGCAAACAAGAACTCAATCAAGATCATCGGGGAAAGTACCGATCATTATGCTCAGGGCTATTTCGTTTATGACTCGAAAAAATCGGGGTCAATCACCATCTCGCACTTGCGCTTTGGGGCGCAACCCATCCGGGCGACCTACCTGATCACACAGGCAAATTTTATCGCGTGTCACCAAGCGAACTTCCTAGAGCGCTATGACATTTTGGCAGACCTCATGCCGCACGGCGTGTTCTTGCTGAACACCCCTTATGGGGCGGCAGATGTGTGGGATAGGCTGCCACGTCCGGTGCAGGAACATCTGCTTGCTAAAGAGGGGCGTTTTTACATCATTGATGGGTCCAAAGTGGCGCGAGAAAGCGGCATGGGTGGGCGCATCAATACGGTGATGCAAGTCTGCTTCTTCGCTATTTCCGGCGTGCTGCCCAAAGATGAGGCGATTGCCGCCATCAAACATTCGGTTGAAGAAACGTATGGCAAAAAGGGCGGCGACATTGTGGCGATGAACCTTGCCGCGGTGGATCGCACCCTTGATAACCTGATTGAAGTGCCGCTTCCCGCCGCACTCACCAGTCGCCTGAACTTGACTCCGCCAGTGGCGGCGGGTGCGTCGCCCTTCGTGCGCGATGTATTGGGGACGATGATCGCCCGTCGCGGCGATAGTCTCGCCGTGAGCCAGCTTCCGGCGGATGGGACATACCCAACAGGGACAGCGCAGTACGAAAAGCGAAACTTGGCTGAGGAAATCCCCGTTTGGGACGCCGAACTGTGCATCCAGTGTGGAAAATGTGCGCTGGTCTGCCCCCATGCAGTCATTCGCATTAAGACCTATGAGCCAGCGTCACTGGCGGGTGCGCCGGAGACCTTCAAGGCAACCGATGCACGGGATACGGAATGGAAGGGCTTGAAGTACACCATTCAGGTTTCGCCGGAAGACTGCACCGGCTGCGGGATTTGTGTCGATGTGTGTCCGGTCAAGAGCAAATCGGCGGCAAATTACAAGGCGATCAACATGCGCCCACAGCCGCCGATCCGTGCCGAAGAAAACGAAAACTGGGCGTTTTTCACCGCGCTCCCAGAACTAGATCGCCGCCTGATCAAAATCAGCAGCATCCGTCAGCAGCAGGTTCAGCAACCGCTCTTTGAGTTCTCTGGCGCGTGTGCGGGCTGCGGCGAAACGCCCTACCTCAAGCTGATCTCACAACTTTTCGGAGATCGCTCCCTGATTGCCAACGCAACAGGCTGTTCTTCCATTTATGGCGGCAACCTCCCGACAACCCCTTGGGCAAAGAACAGCGAAGGGCGCGGACCGGCGTGGGCAAATTCGCTCTTTGAGGATAACGCTGAGTTTGGCTTGGGAATGCGCGTCGCCCTTGATAAACAGATAGATTATGCCTGCGAGCTGCTCAAACGGATGGCTGGTGAGTTGGGCGAGGATGTTGTTAGCGCCCTGCTCAACGCCGACCAAACCGACGAAGCGGGCATTTACGACCAGCGTGAGCGGGTCAGCCAGCTTAAGGCAGCCCTTGAGCAGAGTACGCACCGCGAAGCGGGCTTGCTGCGCTCTCTTGCCGATGTGTTGGTAAAGAAAGATGTGTGGATCGTCGGCGGCGATGGATGGGCATATGACATTGGGTTCGGCGGCTTGGATCATGTCCTTGCCAGCGGACGAAATGTGAATGTACTGGTCATGGATACAGAGGTCTACTCGAACACGGGTGGGCAGATGTCGAAGGCAACCCCACGTGGCGCGGTGGCAAAGTTTGCCTCTGGGGGCAAGGCTGCCGGGAAAAAAGACCTCGGACTGATCGCCATGTCCTACGGGAACATCTATGTGGCGCGGGTGGCGCTTGGCGGCAAAGATGAGCAAACACTCCGCGCTTTCATTGAAGCGGAAGCCTATCAGGGTCCGTCTCTGATCATCGCCTATAGCCACTGCATTGCACACGGCATCACCATGTCAACGGCGATGAAGAATCAAAAGGCGGCGGTGGATTCCGGTCAATGGCTGCTCTACCGCTACAACCCGAATCATGTTGAGCAAGGCGAAAATCCGCTCACGCTAGACTCCAAACTACCGAAAATCCCTGTCAAAGAGTACATGGAAATGGAAAACCGCTTCAAGATGCTCCGCTTCAGCAAGCCGGCTGTTGCCAAAGAATTGGCAGCGCTGGCACAGGTGGATGTCGAACAGCGTTGGGCGCTTTATGACTACATGGCAAAGCGCGGGCTTCCCTAA
- a CDS encoding dihydroorotate dehydrogenase-like protein: MDFSTTYLRKRLRSPLVVSANPLTESIDNLKMMEDAGAGAIVLYSLFEEQLRHEQHALHHHLTHGTESYAEALTYFPEPVDYHTTSDAYLEHIRKAKEAVSIPIIASLNGSTAGGWTIFAQKIEQAGADGLELNLYSIPADPGWSPEEVEGGYLVTAQIVKSTITIPVAIKLSPFFTNMAHFARQLDQLDIDALVLFNRFYQPDIDLETSSVYPHLILSTSHDLRLPLRWIALLYGHLKANLAATSGIHSAQDALKAIMAGANVTMMASALLKHGITHLAKVEQDMRGWMEQHEYDSIDQMCGSVSQQHCENPSEFERVQYMRALTTYFPRQDS; encoded by the coding sequence ATGGACTTCTCAACGACCTACCTGCGCAAACGATTACGTTCGCCGCTGGTTGTCTCTGCCAACCCTCTGACGGAGAGCATTGACAACCTAAAGATGATGGAAGATGCCGGAGCGGGGGCAATCGTACTCTATTCACTCTTTGAGGAACAACTGCGCCACGAACAACATGCCCTTCATCACCACCTGACGCATGGGACGGAAAGCTATGCCGAGGCGCTGACCTACTTTCCAGAGCCTGTTGATTATCACACGACCTCCGATGCCTATCTAGAGCATATTCGCAAGGCAAAAGAGGCGGTCAGTATTCCGATTATCGCCAGCCTGAACGGTTCGACGGCGGGTGGCTGGACGATCTTCGCTCAGAAGATCGAGCAGGCGGGCGCGGACGGGCTAGAATTGAATCTCTACTCGATCCCCGCTGACCCAGGCTGGTCGCCAGAGGAAGTGGAGGGGGGCTATCTCGTCACCGCCCAAATTGTCAAAAGCACAATCACCATTCCGGTGGCGATCAAACTCAGCCCCTTTTTCACGAACATGGCGCATTTCGCCCGCCAACTCGATCAGCTTGATATCGATGCGCTGGTCTTGTTCAACCGCTTTTACCAGCCCGATATTGATCTAGAGACAAGCAGCGTCTATCCGCACCTGATCCTGAGTACTTCGCACGATTTACGCCTGCCGCTGCGCTGGATCGCCCTGTTGTATGGGCATTTGAAGGCAAATTTGGCGGCGACGAGCGGGATTCACAGTGCGCAGGATGCGCTGAAGGCGATCATGGCGGGGGCGAATGTGACGATGATGGCATCGGCGCTGTTGAAACACGGGATCACCCATTTGGCAAAGGTGGAACAGGATATGCGTGGGTGGATGGAGCAGCATGAATATGACTCCATCGATCAGATGTGTGGGAGTGTTAGTCAGCAACACTGCGAAAACCCCTCTGAGTTTGAGCGGGTGCAGTACATGCGGGCGCTGACAACCTACTTTCCGCGCCAAGACAGTTAA
- the hypD gene encoding hydrogenase formation protein HypD — MKYSDEYRDAEAAQRFAKAIHKTTTRPWTLMEVCGGQTHAIVKFGIDELLPSQITLLHGPGCPVCVTPVELIDKATDIALQPGVIFTSFGDMLRVPGTRHDLLTCKARGADVRMVYSPLDALKIAQSHPDRQVVFFAVGFETTAPANAMAVYLAHQQSVTNFSMLVSHVLVPPAIEAILSSPRNRVQGFLAAGHVCTVVGYEEYLPLAAKYHVPFVVTGFEPLDILHGIYMTVKQLEEGRAEVENQYARAVRREGNTQAQRIVGEVFTVVHRTWRGIGEIPRSGLGLRPPYTAFDAEQRFGVADQHSPESSECVSGLVLQGEKKPHECPAFGIRCTPEHPLGATMVSTEGACAAYYRYRRVVHPETSHA; from the coding sequence ATGAAATATAGTGACGAATACCGTGATGCCGAGGCAGCGCAGCGCTTTGCGAAGGCAATCCATAAAACGACCACCCGCCCCTGGACGTTGATGGAAGTCTGTGGCGGACAAACGCACGCTATTGTCAAATTTGGGATAGATGAACTGCTCCCTTCCCAAATCACCTTGCTCCATGGACCGGGCTGCCCGGTGTGTGTGACTCCTGTAGAGTTGATTGACAAGGCGACGGACATTGCCCTTCAACCGGGCGTGATTTTCACCTCGTTTGGGGATATGCTGCGCGTCCCGGGCACACGGCACGATCTCTTAACCTGTAAGGCGAGGGGCGCTGATGTGCGGATGGTCTATTCTCCCCTTGATGCCCTCAAGATTGCCCAGAGCCATCCAGATCGGCAGGTCGTTTTCTTCGCCGTTGGGTTCGAGACAACCGCCCCCGCCAACGCCATGGCGGTTTACCTTGCCCATCAGCAGAGCGTGACGAACTTTTCGATGTTGGTGTCCCATGTCCTGGTCCCACCGGCAATAGAGGCAATTTTGTCCTCACCGCGAAACCGTGTGCAAGGTTTTCTGGCAGCGGGGCATGTCTGCACGGTGGTGGGCTATGAGGAATACCTTCCGCTGGCGGCAAAATACCATGTGCCTTTCGTGGTGACAGGGTTTGAACCGCTGGACATATTGCATGGCATTTACATGACAGTGAAGCAGCTTGAGGAAGGGCGTGCCGAGGTTGAGAACCAATATGCACGCGCCGTTCGCCGTGAGGGGAACACACAGGCGCAGCGCATCGTAGGGGAAGTCTTTACCGTCGTCCACCGCACATGGCGGGGCATAGGGGAAATTCCCCGCAGCGGGCTAGGCTTGCGCCCTCCCTACACCGCCTTTGATGCTGAACAGCGTTTCGGCGTTGCTGATCAGCACAGCCCAGAAAGTAGCGAATGTGTCAGCGGGCTTGTGCTGCAAGGGGAGAAAAAACCCCATGAATGTCCCGCCTTTGGTATACGCTGTACCCCCGAACACCCCTTAGGGGCGACGATGGTGTCTACCGAGGGGGCGTGTGCCGCCTATTACCGTTATCGCCGCGTTGTTCATCCCGAAACGAGCCACGCATGA
- the hypE gene encoding hydrogenase expression/formation protein HypE: MITSPVDLSEFALTCPLPISDYPAVLLAHGGGGKLTHQLIERMFVATFKNTLLDARHDGAVLPPQGGRLAFSTDSYVVKPLFFPGGDIGTLAVTGTVNDLAMCGARPAFLSAAFIIEEGLPMETLWRVVQSMAQTARLAGVQIVTGDTKVVDRGKGDELFITTAGTGIVVGDQVISPRRVQPGDAIVVSGDLGRHGMAIMAAREGLAFESAIESDCAPLTDLVFALLEGGIEVHCLRDLTRGGLASALVEIAEASGWRIHIHEKAIAVREDVRGACEILGLDPLYVANEGRFVAFIAGKDVDRALSLLRRQAAGKDAAIIGEVQPKADHLVTMRSLIGTNRIVDMVSGEQLPRIC, from the coding sequence ATGATCACCTCACCCGTTGATCTCTCTGAATTCGCACTCACCTGCCCGCTGCCCATCAGCGATTATCCGGCTGTCCTTTTGGCACATGGCGGTGGCGGCAAACTGACCCACCAGTTGATTGAGCGAATGTTCGTCGCAACCTTTAAGAACACCCTCTTAGATGCCCGTCATGATGGCGCTGTTCTTCCCCCGCAAGGCGGCAGGTTGGCATTTTCGACGGATTCCTATGTAGTTAAACCGCTCTTTTTTCCCGGCGGCGATATTGGCACGTTAGCTGTCACTGGCACGGTGAACGACCTCGCCATGTGCGGCGCACGTCCGGCGTTCCTCAGCGCTGCCTTCATCATCGAAGAAGGGCTGCCGATGGAAACGCTCTGGCGGGTCGTCCAGTCTATGGCGCAAACGGCGCGGTTGGCGGGCGTCCAAATTGTCACGGGCGATACAAAGGTGGTGGATCGCGGCAAGGGCGATGAGCTTTTCATCACAACGGCAGGGACGGGGATCGTTGTGGGCGATCAGGTTATTTCGCCCCGCCGCGTTCAGCCCGGCGACGCTATTGTGGTGAGCGGCGACCTCGGACGACACGGCATGGCGATTATGGCGGCACGGGAGGGCTTGGCGTTCGAGAGCGCCATTGAGAGCGACTGCGCCCCGCTGACCGACCTTGTGTTCGCCTTGCTAGAAGGCGGCATTGAGGTTCACTGCCTGCGTGATTTGACACGCGGCGGGCTTGCCAGCGCCCTGGTGGAGATTGCCGAAGCCAGCGGATGGCGTATTCATATTCATGAAAAGGCAATCGCCGTTCGCGAGGATGTGCGCGGGGCGTGCGAGATTTTAGGACTCGATCCGCTCTATGTGGCGAACGAAGGGCGCTTCGTCGCCTTTATCGCCGGAAAAGATGTTGACCGTGCGCTCAGCCTTTTGCGCCGGCAGGCGGCGGGTAAGGACGCGGCGATTATTGGCGAGGTGCAACCCAAAGCCGATCATCTTGTGACGATGCGCAGTCTGATTGGGACGAATCGCATCGTTGATATGGTCAGCGGCGAACAGCTTCCGCGCATTTGTTAA
- a CDS encoding pyruvate, phosphate dikinase: MAKKWIYLFSEGNAEMRDLLGGKGAGLAEMTRTGVPVPPGFTITTDACNAYYDAGQKFPAGLWEQVVACVGTLEKQTGRRFADAANPLLVSVRSGAKFSMPGMMDTVLDLGLNAETLQGLAEQTKNPRFAYDAYRRFIQLFGKIVLGVDGSKFERALTRLKKRRLDSELTTEELIKLSETFKQIVYDETGSEFPEDPYAQLEQAIAAVFRSWFGRRAIDYRRHNHIPDTLGTAVNVQAMVFGNMGGDSATGVAFTRNPSTGEADLFGEYLVNAQGEDVVAGIRTPQPIAKLKEDMPAVYEQFKGIVNQLEQHYTDMQDVEFTIERGKLWMLQTRTGKRTGLAAVRIAVEMVEEGLISKATAVQRVDAESLNQLLHPMLDPHARAQTKPIGKGLPASPGAAVGKAVFDPDEAEKMAAHGERIILIRNETTPEDLHGMIAAKGLLTAHGGMTSHAAVVARGMGKPCVAGVGELHINYATQTAVLGDTTLKKGDWLTVNGTSGELFIGALPVVDPILSDEFTMLMAWADEFRTMGVRTNADIPRDAKIARQFGAEGIGLCRTEHMFFEGDRITAMREMILADTEEERRAALAKIEPLQQGDFEGLFREMDGHPVIIRTLDPPLHEFLPHGNNDIRTLAEKLGLSFQRVKTRVESLQEANPMLGLRGCRLGILYPEITEMQARAIFNAAVTVQREGITVYPEVMIPLVATVAELKEQADLVRRVAEEVQTLTGASLDYKIGTMIELPRAALVAHNIAEVAEFFSFGTNDLTQTTLGLSRDDAGRFLPMYVDHKIFSQDPFESIDQEGVGQLVRMATERGRATNPALEVGICGEHGGNPASVMFFYDVGLDYVSCSPFRVPVAKLAAAQAALAAQGALVKIDK, from the coding sequence ATGGCTAAAAAATGGATTTACCTGTTTTCCGAGGGGAACGCAGAGATGCGCGATCTCTTAGGGGGAAAAGGCGCAGGGCTGGCGGAGATGACACGAACGGGCGTCCCCGTCCCGCCCGGTTTCACCATCACCACCGATGCCTGTAACGCTTATTATGATGCCGGACAGAAGTTCCCCGCCGGACTGTGGGAGCAGGTGGTTGCCTGTGTAGGGACGCTAGAAAAACAAACGGGGCGGCGCTTTGCCGATGCCGCCAACCCGCTGTTGGTTTCCGTTCGCAGCGGAGCGAAATTTTCTATGCCCGGAATGATGGATACCGTCCTTGATCTCGGCTTGAACGCAGAGACGCTGCAAGGGCTGGCAGAGCAGACGAAGAACCCTCGCTTTGCCTATGACGCTTACCGTCGCTTCATTCAGCTTTTCGGCAAGATTGTGCTTGGGGTGGATGGCAGTAAATTTGAGCGGGCGCTGACACGGCTGAAGAAACGCCGCCTCGATTCGGAACTGACCACAGAAGAATTGATCAAGCTCTCGGAAACCTTCAAGCAGATTGTCTACGATGAAACGGGCAGCGAGTTCCCCGAAGACCCCTATGCACAGCTTGAACAAGCCATTGCTGCCGTCTTTCGTTCATGGTTCGGGCGGCGTGCCATTGATTACCGCCGTCACAACCACATTCCCGATACGCTAGGGACGGCGGTCAATGTGCAGGCGATGGTTTTTGGGAACATGGGCGGTGACAGCGCCACAGGCGTTGCCTTTACCCGCAACCCTAGCACAGGCGAAGCCGACCTGTTCGGGGAATATTTGGTGAATGCGCAAGGTGAGGATGTGGTTGCCGGTATTCGGACGCCGCAGCCAATCGCCAAACTGAAAGAGGATATGCCCGCCGTCTACGAGCAGTTCAAGGGCATTGTCAACCAGCTTGAACAGCACTACACCGATATGCAGGACGTTGAATTCACCATCGAACGCGGCAAACTGTGGATGCTCCAAACGCGCACCGGAAAACGCACAGGATTGGCGGCGGTGCGGATCGCCGTTGAGATGGTTGAAGAAGGGCTGATCAGCAAGGCAACGGCTGTGCAGCGTGTTGATGCCGAATCGCTGAACCAACTGCTTCACCCAATGCTTGATCCGCACGCCCGCGCCCAGACAAAACCAATCGGGAAAGGCTTGCCCGCCTCCCCCGGTGCGGCTGTGGGCAAGGCGGTGTTCGATCCTGATGAGGCGGAAAAAATGGCGGCGCATGGGGAGCGCATTATCCTCATTCGCAATGAGACAACCCCTGAAGACTTACACGGGATGATCGCCGCCAAAGGACTTCTCACAGCGCATGGTGGGATGACCAGCCACGCGGCGGTGGTGGCACGCGGCATGGGGAAACCGTGTGTTGCCGGAGTGGGCGAACTGCATATCAATTACGCCACCCAGACGGCTGTCCTCGGTGATACGACGCTCAAAAAAGGGGATTGGCTAACCGTCAACGGGACAAGCGGGGAGCTTTTTATTGGGGCGCTGCCCGTTGTTGACCCGATCCTTTCCGATGAATTTACCATGCTCATGGCATGGGCGGATGAATTCCGCACGATGGGTGTGCGTACTAATGCTGATATTCCCCGTGATGCGAAGATTGCCCGCCAGTTTGGGGCGGAGGGGATCGGTCTGTGCCGCACGGAGCATATGTTCTTTGAAGGGGATCGGATTACCGCCATGCGCGAGATGATCCTTGCCGATACAGAGGAGGAACGGCGGGCGGCGCTGGCGAAGATCGAACCGCTTCAGCAGGGCGATTTTGAAGGGTTGTTCCGCGAGATGGACGGGCATCCAGTGATCATCCGCACGCTTGACCCGCCGCTCCATGAATTTTTGCCGCACGGCAACAACGATATTCGGACGCTGGCAGAAAAACTTGGGCTAAGTTTTCAGCGCGTGAAAACGCGGGTGGAAAGCCTTCAAGAGGCGAACCCCATGCTTGGTCTGCGCGGCTGCCGCTTGGGGATTTTGTACCCAGAGATCACCGAGATGCAGGCGCGTGCCATTTTCAATGCGGCGGTCACTGTCCAACGGGAAGGGATCACTGTCTACCCCGAAGTGATGATCCCGCTGGTGGCAACGGTTGCCGAGTTGAAAGAACAAGCTGACCTTGTGCGCCGCGTTGCCGAGGAAGTTCAAACCCTTACGGGTGCCTCGCTGGACTATAAAATTGGGACGATGATCGAACTTCCGCGTGCGGCGTTGGTTGCTCATAACATTGCGGAGGTGGCGGAGTTCTTCAGCTTTGGGACAAACGACCTCACCCAAACGACGCTTGGTCTCAGCCGTGATGATGCAGGGCGCTTCTTGCCCATGTATGTTGATCATAAAATCTTCAGCCAAGACCCCTTCGAGTCCATTGACCAAGAAGGTGTAGGGCAGTTGGTGCGTATGGCGACAGAACGCGGGCGGGCGACGAACCCCGCGTTGGAGGTGGGCATCTGTGGTGAACATGGCGGCAACCCCGCCAGTGTGATGTTCTTTTACGATGTGGGGTTGGATTACGTCAGTTGTTCCCCCTTCCGTGTCCCCGTCGCCAAACTTGCGGCGGCGCAAGCGGCACTAGCCGCACAGGGGGCGTTGGTAAAGATCGATAAGTAA